The Episyrphus balteatus chromosome 4, idEpiBalt1.1, whole genome shotgun sequence genome includes a window with the following:
- the LOC129917955 gene encoding calcitonin gene-related peptide type 1 receptor: MNMIYDVRHQEDLKKTLSYLFYECMTKYDVDFQGDNESIILPTSFFLTSASDSAATSANNNESITLFAGTAENSTNLNVYNETYCPLTFDGYLCWPPTLGGNVFSQNCPDFVEGFNANFLAHKTCLENGSWYHHPDSGQEWSNYTNCIDYNDLKFRSFINELYVKGYGLSLISLILSLMIFLGFRSLRCTRIRIHVHLFASLALTCIAWIVWYKMVVERPQDIRDNPEWCIALHLVVHYCMLVNYFWMFCEGLHLHLVLVVVFVKDTVVMRWFILFGWLSPLLVLSGYAVVRFYHPTDSAHHCWMSESDSMWILTIPVCISLMSSFVCLINVLRVIVRKLHPKSAQPAPLAIRKAVRATVILIPLFGLQHFLIPYRPDSGTTLERFYQIMSVVLVSLQGFVVSCLFCFANHDVAFATRSFLNRWFPSLVSPPPPGTNTGQLATTTPSRELGV, from the exons ATGAATATGATTTACGATGTTAGACACCAAGAAGATCTAAAAAAGACTCTCTCTTATCTATTCTATGAGTGCATGACAAAGTACGATGTGGATTTTCAAGGGGATAATGAATCGATTATTTTACCAACCTCGT tcTTTCTCACTAGCGCCAGTGATTCCGCTGCCACCTCCGCTAATAATAATGAATCTATCACTTTGTTTGCCGGAACTGCTGAAAACTCAACTAATTTAAACGTGTATAATGAAACATATTGCCCACTTACATTCGACGGATATCTATGTTGGCCTCCAACTTTAGGAGGAaatgttttttctcaaaattgccCTGATTTTGTTGAGGGgttcaatgcaaattttctgGCACACAAAAC TTGCCTTGAAAATGGCAGTTGGTATCATCATCCCGATAGTGGACAGGAGTGGTCAAACTACACCAACTGCATAGATTACAATGATCTAAAG TTCCGGTCTTTTATTAATGAACTTTACGTAAAGGGATATGGACTCTCTTTGATTTCGTTAATCTTGTCACTGATGATATTTTTAGGATTCAG GTCACTGCGTTGTACAAGAATACGCATCCATGTGCATTTGTTTGCATCTTTAGCCTTGACATGCATTGCATGGATAGTTTGGTATAAAATGGTTGTAGAAAGGCCTCAGGATATTCGTGATAACCCA GAATGGTGTATTGCACTTCATTTGGTTGTGCATTATTGTATGCTTGTGAATTACTTCTGGATGTTTTGTGAAGGATTACATCTTCATTTGGTGCTTGTTGTG gtATTTGTGAAGGACACTGTTGTAATGCGATGGTTTATTTTGTTTGGATGGCTATCGCCATTGCTCGTTCTTAGCGGTTATGCTGTTGTTCGTTTTTATCATCCAACGGATTCAGCACATCA ctGCTGGATGTCAGAAAGTGATAGCATGTGGATTCTTACTATTCCCGTTTGCATTTCACTGATGTCGTCTTTTG TGTGTCTCATCAATGTGTTAAGAGTGATTGTTAGAAAGCTTCATCCAAAGTCAGCTCAACCTGCTCCATTGGCTATTCGAAAAGCAGTTCGAGCCACTGTTATTTTG ATTCCTCTTTTTGGACTTCAACATTTTCTAATTCCATATCGTCCAGATAGTGGAACAACACTAGAACGTTTCTATCAAATAATGTCCGTCGTACTTGTGAGTCTACAAGGATTCGTTGTAtcatgtttattttgttttgcaaaccATGATGTTGCATTTGCAACAAGGAGTTTCTTGAATCGCTGGTTTCCGAGTCTTGTATCTCCTCCACCACCAGGAACAAATACCGGACAATTGGCTACAACAACCCCGAGTAGAGAGTTGGGAGTTTAA